The following proteins are co-located in the Silene latifolia isolate original U9 population chromosome 1, ASM4854445v1, whole genome shotgun sequence genome:
- the LOC141649448 gene encoding glutathione S-transferase T3-like: MSGTESQTRQHEVEEEDEVQIVESSNMKGKFKWSQTKDEDLCKSWLTISNDGATDNHQSYNSYWQRIVDYYNEWRKGGDPIDIPKASNHWFKMSVEVSKFNGCYIQIKESHPSGHNEESLKNMANQLWSTRHKNGQQKTFPYLHSWEILRHQPKWEEFANRNKNSGASKRQKNSMTATPSTNIDEGTNVEEISEKRPIGQKASKAASKGRGSKKKGKKTL, from the coding sequence ATGTCGGGTACCGAGTCTCAAACTCGTCAACATGAAGTTGAAGAAGAGGATGAAGTTCAAATCGTAGAATCATCAAACATGAAAGGCAAATTTAAGTGGAGCCAAACAAAAGATGAGGATCTATGCAAAAGTTGGttaacaatttcaaatgacggtgCCACCGataatcatcaatcttacaatagTTATTGGCAAAGAATTGTTGACTACTACAACGAATGGAGGAAAGGCGGTGATCCAATCGACATTCCAAAGGCTTCTAATCATTGGTTTAAGATGAGCGTCGAAGTATCGAAGTTCAACGGATGCTATATACAAATTAAAGAGAGTCATCCTAGTGGTCATAATGAAGAATCTTTGAAGAACATGGCTAATCAACTATGGAGTACTCGTCACAAGAATGGCCAACAGAAGACATTCCCATATTTGCATTCTTGGGAAATTCTTCGACACCAACCAAAATGGGAGGAATTTGCAAATAGGAATAAAAACAGCGGTGCATCAAAGAGACAAAAAAATTCGATGACAGCCACACCGTCTACAAACATCGATGAAGGTACCAATGTAGAAGAAATATCGGAGAAACGTCCAATAGGTCAGAAGGCATCTAAAGCGGCATCGAAAGGTAGGGGCTCTAAGAAGAAGGGCAAGAAGACTTTGTGA
- the LOC141649453 gene encoding glutathione S-transferase T3-like, with the protein MSGTESQTRQHEVEEEDEVQIVESSNMKGKFKWSQTKDEDLCKSWLTISNDGATGNHQSYNSYWQRIVDYYNEWRKGGDPIDIPKASNHWFKMSVEVSKFNGCYIQIKESHPSGHNEESLKNMANQLWSTRHKNGQQKTFPYLHSWEILRHQPKWEEFANRNKNKCASKRQKNSMTTTPSTNIDEGTNVEEISEKRPIGQKASKAASKGRGSKKKGKKTL; encoded by the coding sequence ATGTCGGGTACCGAGTCTCAAACTCGTCAACATGAAGTTGAAGAAGAGGATGAAGTTCAAATCGTAGAATCATCAAACATGAAAGGCAAATTTAAGTGGAGCCAAACAAAAGATGAGGATCTATGCAAAAGTTGGttaacaatttcaaatgacggtgCCACCGgtaatcatcaatcttacaatagTTATTGGCAAAGAATTGTTGACTACTACAACGAATGGAGGAAAGGCGGTGATCCAATCGACATTCCAAAGGCTTCTAATCATTGGTTTAAGATGAGCGTCGAAGTATCGAAGTTCAACGGATGCTATATACAAATTAAAGAGAGTCATCCTAGTGGTCATAATGAAGAATCTTTGAAGAACATGGCTAATCAACTATGGAGTACTCGTCACAAGAATGGCCAACAGAAGACATTCCCATATTTGCATTCTTGGGAAATTCTTCGACACCAACCAAAATGGGAGGAATTTGCAAATAGGAATAAAAACAAATGTGCATCAAAGAGACAAAAAAATTCGATGACAACCACACCGTCTACAAACATCGATGAAGGTACCAATGTAGAAGAAATATCGGAGAAACGTCCAATAGGTCAGAAGGCATCTAAAGCGGCATCGAAAGGTAGGGGCTCTAAGAAGAAGGGCAAGAAGACTTTGTGA
- the LOC141649456 gene encoding glutathione S-transferase T3-like, whose amino-acid sequence MSGTESQTRQHEVEEEDEVQIVESSNMKGKFKWSQTKDEDLCKSWLTISNDGATGNHQSYNSYWQRIVDYYNEWRKGGDPIDIPKASNHWFKMSVEVSKFNGCYIQIKESHPSGHNEESLKNMANQLWSTRHKNGQQKTFPYLHSWEILRHQPKWEEFANRNKNSGASKRQKNSMTATPSTNIDEGTNVEEISEKRPIGQKASKAASKGRGSKKKGSEDFVNSFGEYKELQTKKFSLWEERIRISDFEILTKDTSNMDDRARKDHEQVCNIIRAKYGIE is encoded by the coding sequence ATGTCGGGTACCGAGTCTCAAACTCGTCAACATGAAGTTGAAGAAGAGGATGAAGTTCAAATCGTAGAATCATCAAACATGAAAGGCAAATTTAAGTGGAGCCAAACAAAAGATGAGGATCTATGCAAAAGTTGGttaacaatttcaaatgacggtgCCACCGgtaatcatcaatcttacaatagTTATTGGCAAAGAATTGTTGACTACTACAACGAATGGAGGAAAGGCGGTGATCCAATCGACATTCCAAAGGCTTCTAATCATTGGTTTAAGATGAGCGTCGAAGTATCGAAGTTCAACGGATGCTATATACAAATTAAAGAGAGTCATCCTAGTGGTCATAATGAAGAATCTTTGAAGAACATGGCTAATCAACTATGGAGTACTCGTCACAAGAATGGCCAACAGAAGACATTCCCATATTTGCATTCTTGGGAAATTCTTCGACACCAACCAAAATGGGAGGAATTTGCAAATAGGAATAAAAACAGCGGTGCATCAAAGAGACAAAAAAATTCGATGACAGCCACACCGTCTACAAACATCGATGAAGGTACCAATGTAGAAGAAATATCGGAGAAACGTCCAATAGGTCAGAAGGCATCTAAAGCGGCATCGAAAGGTAGGGGCTCTAAGAAGAAGGGCAGTGAAGACTTTGTGAACTCATTTGGAGAGTATAAAGAGTTACAAACAAAGAAATTTTCGTTATGGGAGGAACGCATCCGTATATCGGATTTTGAAATTCTAACCAAGGACACTTCAAATATGGATGATCGGGCAAGAAAGGATCATGAACAAGTGTGCAACATTATTAGGGCTAAGTACGGAATAGAATGA
- the LOC141649460 gene encoding glutathione S-transferase T3-like, with amino-acid sequence MSGAESQTRQHEVEEEDEVQIVESSNMKGKFKWSQTKDEDLCKSWLTISNDGATGNHQSYNSYWQRIVDYYNEWRKGGDPIDIPKASNHWFKMSVEVSKFNGCYIQIKESHPSGHNEESLKNMANQLWSTRHKNGQQKTFPYLHSWEILRHQPKWEEFANRNKNSGASKRQKNSMTATPSTNIDEGTNVEEISEKRPIGQKASKAASKGRGSKKKGSEDFVNSFGEYKELQTKKFSLWEERIRISDFEILTKDTSNMDDRARKDHEQVCNIIRAKYGIE; translated from the coding sequence ATGTCGGGTGCAGAGTCTCAAACTCGTCAACATGAAGTTGAAGAAGAGGATGAAGTTCAAATCGTAGAATCATCAAACATGAAAGGCAAATTTAAGTGGAGCCAAACAAAAGATGAGGATCTATGCAAAAGTTGGttaacaatttcaaatgacggtgCCACCGgtaatcatcaatcttacaatagTTATTGGCAAAGAATTGTTGACTACTACAACGAATGGAGGAAAGGCGGTGATCCAATCGACATTCCAAAGGCTTCTAATCATTGGTTTAAGATGAGCGTCGAAGTATCGAAGTTCAACGGATGCTATATACAAATTAAAGAGAGTCATCCTAGTGGTCATAATGAAGAATCTTTGAAGAACATGGCTAATCAACTATGGAGTACTCGTCACAAGAATGGCCAACAGAAGACATTCCCATATTTGCATTCTTGGGAAATTCTTCGACACCAACCAAAATGGGAGGAATTTGCAAATAGGAATAAAAACAGCGGTGCATCAAAGAGACAAAAAAATTCGATGACAGCCACACCGTCTACAAACATCGATGAAGGTACCAATGTAGAAGAAATATCGGAGAAACGTCCAATAGGTCAGAAGGCATCTAAAGCGGCATCGAAAGGTAGGGGCTCTAAGAAGAAGGGCAGTGAAGACTTTGTGAACTCATTTGGAGAGTATAAAGAGTTACAAACAAAGAAATTTTCGTTATGGGAGGAACGCATCCGTATATCGGATTTTGAAATTCTAACCAAGGACACTTCAAATATGGATGATCGGGCAAGAAAGGATCATGAACAAGTGTGCAACATTATTAGGGCTAAGTACGGAATAGAATGA
- the LOC141649471 gene encoding glutathione S-transferase T3-like, producing MSSTESQTRQHEVEEEDEVQIVESSNMKGKFKWSQTKDEDLCKSWLTISNDGATGNHQSYNSYWQRIVDYYNEWRKGGDPIDIPKASNHWFKMSVEVSKFNGCYIQIKESHPSGHNEESLKNMANQLWSTRHKNGQQKTFPYLHSWEILRHQPKWEEFANRNKNSGASKRQKNSMTATPSTNIDEGTNVEEISEKRPIGQKASKAASKGRGSKKKGDEDFVNSFGEYKELQTKKFSLWEERIRISDFEILTKDTSNMDDRARKDHEQVCNIIRAKYGIE from the coding sequence ATGTCGAGTACCGAGTCTCAAACTCGTCAACATGAAGTTGAAGAAGAGGATGAAGTTCAAATCGTAGAATCATCAAACATGAAAGGCAAATTTAAGTGGAGCCAAACAAAAGATGAGGATCTATGCAAAAGTTGGttaacaatttcaaatgacggtgCCACCGgtaatcatcaatcttacaatagTTATTGGCAAAGAATTGTTGACTACTACAACGAATGGAGGAAAGGCGGTGATCCAATCGACATTCCAAAGGCTTCTAATCATTGGTTTAAGATGAGCGTCGAAGTATCGAAGTTCAACGGATGCTATATACAAATTAAAGAGAGTCATCCTAGTGGTCATAATGAAGAATCTTTGAAGAACATGGCTAATCAACTATGGAGTACTCGTCACAAGAATGGCCAACAGAAGACATTCCCATATTTGCATTCTTGGGAAATTCTTCGACACCAACCAAAATGGGAGGAATTTGCAAATAGGAATAAAAACAGCGGTGCATCAAAGAGACAAAAAAATTCGATGACAGCCACACCGTCTACAAACATCGATGAAGGTACCAATGTAGAAGAAATATCGGAGAAACGTCCAATAGGTCAGAAGGCATCTAAAGCGGCATCGAAAGGTAGGGGCTCTAAGAAGAAGGGCGATGAAGACTTTGTGAACTCATTTGGAGAGTATAAAGAGTTACAAACAAAGAAATTTTCGTTATGGGAGGAACGCATCCGTATATCGGATTTTGAAATTCTAACCAAGGACACTTCAAATATGGATGATCGGGCAAGAAAGGATCATGAACAAGTGTGCAACATTATTAGGGCTAAGTACGGAATAGAATGA
- the LOC141649478 gene encoding glutathione S-transferase T3-like, which yields MSGTESQTRQHEVEEEDEVQIVESSNMKGKFKWSQTKDEDLCKSWLTISNDGATGNHQSYNSYWQRIVDYYNEWRKGGDPIDIPKASNHWFKMSVEVSKFNGCYIQIKESHPSGHNEESLKNMANQLWSTRHKNGQQKTFPYLHSWEILRHQPKWEEFANRNKNSGASKRQKNSMTTTPSTNIDEGTNVEEISEKRPIGQKASKAASKGRGSKKKGSEDFVNSFGEYKELQTKKFSLWEERIRISDFEILTKDTSNMDDRARKDHEQVCNIIRAKYGIE from the coding sequence ATGTCGGGTACCGAGTCTCAAACTCGTCAACATGAAGTTGAAGAAGAGGATGAAGTTCAAATCGTAGAATCATCAAACATGAAAGGCAAATTTAAGTGGAGCCAAACAAAAGATGAGGATCTATGCAAAAGTTGGttaacaatttcaaatgacggtgCCACCGgtaatcatcaatcttacaatagTTATTGGCAAAGAATTGTTGACTACTACAACGAATGGAGGAAAGGCGGTGATCCAATCGACATTCCAAAGGCTTCTAATCATTGGTTTAAGATGAGCGTCGAAGTATCGAAGTTCAACGGATGCTATATACAAATTAAAGAGAGTCATCCTAGTGGTCATAATGAAGAATCTTTGAAGAACATGGCTAATCAACTATGGAGTACTCGTCACAAGAATGGCCAACAGAAGACATTCCCATATTTGCATTCTTGGGAAATTCTTCGACACCAACCAAAATGGGAGGAATTTGCAAATAGGAATAAAAACAGCGGTGCATCAAAGAGACAAAAAAATTCGATGACAACCACACCGTCTACAAACATCGATGAAGGTACCAATGTAGAAGAAATATCGGAGAAACGTCCAATAGGTCAGAAGGCATCTAAAGCGGCATCGAAAGGTAGGGGCTCTAAGAAGAAGGGCAGTGAAGACTTTGTGAACTCATTTGGAGAGTATAAAGAGTTACAAACAAAGAAATTTTCGTTATGGGAGGAACGCATCCGTATATCGGATTTTGAAATTCTAACCAAGGACACTTCAAATATGGATGATCGGGCAAGAAAGGATCATGAACAAGTGTGCAACATTATTAGGGCTAAGTACGGAATAGAATGA
- the LOC141649483 gene encoding glutathione S-transferase T3-like, which produces MKGKFKWSQTKDEDLCKSWLTISNDGATGNHQSYNSYWQRIVDYYNEWRKGGDPIDIPKASNHWFKMSVEVSKFNGCYIQIKESHPSGHNEESLKNMANQLWSTRHKNGQQKTFPYLHSWEILRHQPKWEEFANRNKNSGASKRQKNSMTTTPSTNIDEGTNVEEISEKRPIGQKASKAASKGRGSKKKGDEDFVNSFGEYKELQTKKFSLWEERIRISDFEILTKDTSNMDDRARKDHEQVCNIIRAKYGIE; this is translated from the coding sequence ATGAAAGGCAAATTTAAGTGGAGCCAAACAAAAGATGAGGATCTATGCAAAAGTTGGttaacaatttcaaatgacggtgCCACCGgtaatcatcaatcttacaatagTTATTGGCAAAGAATTGTTGACTACTACAACGAATGGAGGAAAGGCGGTGATCCAATCGACATTCCAAAGGCTTCTAATCATTGGTTTAAGATGAGCGTCGAAGTATCGAAGTTCAACGGATGCTATATACAAATTAAAGAGAGTCATCCTAGTGGTCATAATGAAGAATCTTTGAAGAACATGGCTAATCAACTATGGAGTACTCGTCACAAGAATGGCCAACAGAAGACATTCCCATATTTGCATTCTTGGGAAATTCTTCGACACCAACCAAAATGGGAGGAATTTGCAAATAGGAATAAAAACAGCGGTGCATCAAAGAGACAAAAAAATTCGATGACAACCACACCGTCTACAAACATCGATGAAGGTACCAATGTAGAAGAAATATCGGAGAAACGTCCAATAGGTCAGAAGGCATCTAAAGCGGCATCGAAAGGTAGGGGCTCTAAGAAGAAGGGCGATGAAGACTTTGTGAACTCATTTGGAGAGTATAAAGAGTTACAAACAAAGAAATTTTCGTTATGGGAGGAACGCATCCGTATATCGGATTTTGAAATTCTAACCAAGGACACTTCAAATATGGATGATCGGGCAAGAAAGGATCATGAACAAGTGTGCAACATTATTAGGGCTAAGTACGGAATAGAATGA
- the LOC141649488 gene encoding glutathione S-transferase T3-like — protein sequence MKGKFKWSQTKDEDLCKSWLTISNDGATGNHQSYNSYWQRIVDYYNEWRKGGDPIDIPKASNHWFKMSVEVSKFNGCYIQIKESHPSGHNEESLKNMANQLWSTRHKNGQQKTFPYLHSWEILRHQPKWEEFANRNKNSGASKRQKNSMTTTPSTNIDEGTNVEEISEKRPIGQKASKAASKGRGSKKKGSEDFVNSFGEYKELQTKKFSLWEERIRISDFEILTKDTSNMDDRARKDHEQVCNIIRAKYGIE from the coding sequence ATGAAAGGCAAATTTAAGTGGAGCCAAACAAAAGATGAGGATCTATGCAAAAGTTGGttaacaatttcaaatgacggtgCCACCGgtaatcatcaatcttacaatagTTATTGGCAAAGAATTGTTGACTACTACAACGAATGGAGGAAAGGCGGTGATCCAATCGACATTCCAAAGGCTTCTAATCATTGGTTTAAGATGAGCGTCGAAGTATCGAAGTTCAACGGATGCTATATACAAATTAAAGAGAGTCATCCTAGTGGTCATAATGAAGAATCTTTGAAGAATATGGCTAATCAACTATGGAGTACTCGTCACAAGAATGGCCAACAGAAGACATTCCCATATTTGCATTCTTGGGAAATTCTTCGACACCAACCAAAATGGGAGGAATTTGCAAATAGGAATAAAAACAGCGGTGCATCAAAGAGACAAAAAAATTCGATGACAACCACACCGTCTACAAACATCGATGAAGGTACCAATGTAGAAGAAATATCGGAGAAACGTCCAATAGGTCAGAAGGCATCTAAAGCGGCATCGAAAGGTAGGGGCTCTAAGAAGAAGGGCAGTGAAGACTTTGTGAACTCATTTGGAGAGTATAAAGAGTTACAAACAAAGAAATTTTCGTTATGGGAGGAACGCATCCGTATATCGGATTTTGAAATTCTAACCAAGGACACTTCAAATATGGATGATCGGGCAAGAAAGGATCATGAACAAGTGTGCAACATTATTAGGGCTAAGTACGGAATAGAATGA